A genomic stretch from Bacillus sp. N1-1 includes:
- a CDS encoding glycosyltransferase family 4 protein, protein MKILYIYRYLLLGGVTTQLANRLEFLRSVSDPHFIFLSDHGGRTAFGDFDQIKVTDDPASVHDYVKKYQFDLIIAIDTKEMTDYLIDVHCEVPIIQEVHGISYKLNYLVGDEQRHFRGYIVPSNYSKERIVADYSAPEEQTYVIPNCLDTSLFSPKEVEPLTNKKIICWVGKLNDHKNWQGFLNLAEKISAHRDDCMFWIIGGETASIKATRHLFQEINKRNLHIQWIDRMEYNEMPDLYSLVANSGGCTVSTSKGESFGMSLIEAMACGCPAVAPTVGAIPEIYEGTLQRLTYKLHDLDSCEAIVHRLLDNKEERRTQINSGIKKVKKDYSIHHVVKQYFELLRNLSTVQKVW, encoded by the coding sequence ATGAAAATCCTATATATTTATCGCTACTTGTTATTAGGTGGCGTAACCACTCAATTGGCAAATAGACTTGAATTTCTCAGATCTGTCAGTGATCCTCACTTTATCTTTCTTTCTGATCATGGAGGTAGGACCGCCTTTGGAGACTTCGATCAAATCAAAGTGACAGATGACCCTGCTAGTGTTCATGACTATGTAAAAAAGTATCAGTTTGATTTAATTATCGCTATTGATACAAAGGAAATGACAGATTACTTAATAGACGTACACTGTGAGGTTCCTATCATTCAAGAAGTTCATGGCATTTCATATAAGCTGAACTATTTGGTAGGGGATGAGCAGCGTCATTTTCGTGGATATATTGTTCCTTCTAATTATAGTAAAGAACGAATCGTTGCAGACTATTCGGCTCCTGAAGAACAAACGTATGTTATTCCTAATTGCCTGGATACATCATTATTCTCACCTAAAGAAGTTGAGCCTCTTACAAATAAAAAAATTATTTGTTGGGTTGGGAAATTAAACGATCATAAAAATTGGCAAGGTTTTTTAAACCTTGCTGAAAAAATTTCTGCACACCGTGATGATTGTATGTTTTGGATTATCGGAGGAGAAACCGCTTCAATTAAAGCAACGAGGCATCTCTTTCAAGAGATAAATAAGCGGAATCTTCATATCCAATGGATTGATCGCATGGAATATAACGAAATGCCAGATCTTTATTCATTGGTGGCTAATAGCGGTGGCTGTACCGTAAGTACATCAAAAGGTGAATCCTTTGGAATGAGCCTCATTGAAGCCATGGCGTGCGGATGTCCAGCGGTTGCCCCAACAGTTGGAGCGATCCCTGAAATTTATGAAGGAACCCTTCAAAGGCTAACGTACAAGTTACATGATTTAGACTCATGTGAAGCTATTGTTCATCGTCTTCTTGATAATAAAGAGGAGAGAAGAACACAAATCAACAGCGGTATTAAAAAAGTAAAAAAAGACTATTCCATCCATCATGTAGTTAAACAATATTTTGAACTACTACGAAATTTATCCACGGTTCAGAAAGTCTGGTGA
- a CDS encoding glycosyltransferase family 4 protein, which produces MKILYLSQHFPPEIGAAQARAYDMSMNLVEEGCEVTVVTAFPNHISSKKLFHSSEHLGLNVIRSFVVQDTKKSTVRRMLNYFSFMTTSIIAGIFAKKPDVVFATTPQLFVGLSGYVLSKLKRAKFVIEVRDLWVDFAEVLNQINNKKLLTMARKLEWFLYNKADHIIVVTHGYKDYLIEKGIPENKIDVITNGVNPTEMGMLVPEEGVRVRKEHCLEDQFLILYAGNMGIAQGLQTVLEAAYRLKDVPSITFVLIGEGAEKERLLRYQKEKDLHNVLILDSRAKQELNGFYAAADLCLVILKNHPLFDITIPSKLFDCLAMNKPILLGIGGESKEIVKSLNAGLFFEPENADSLANVVLEATSNPEIMEQLEKDVRSKMLIKYNRQELSKNLARLLESTQDNVKGWSQ; this is translated from the coding sequence ATGAAGATTTTATATCTATCTCAACATTTCCCGCCCGAGATAGGCGCTGCGCAGGCACGTGCCTATGATATGTCAATGAATTTGGTAGAAGAAGGCTGTGAGGTTACGGTTGTTACTGCTTTTCCTAATCATATTTCTTCCAAAAAGTTATTTCATTCCAGTGAGCACCTTGGTTTGAATGTGATACGTTCTTTTGTTGTTCAGGACACAAAAAAGAGTACGGTAAGAAGAATGTTAAATTATTTTTCGTTTATGACAACTTCCATTATCGCAGGAATATTTGCGAAAAAACCTGACGTTGTCTTTGCAACAACACCGCAGCTTTTCGTAGGCTTATCAGGTTACGTATTGAGTAAACTAAAACGTGCCAAGTTCGTTATTGAAGTGCGAGATTTATGGGTGGATTTTGCTGAAGTTTTAAATCAAATTAATAATAAAAAGCTTTTAACGATGGCTCGGAAATTAGAGTGGTTCCTTTATAACAAGGCGGACCATATCATTGTGGTGACACATGGGTATAAAGACTATCTCATAGAAAAAGGTATACCTGAAAATAAAATCGATGTCATCACAAATGGTGTTAATCCAACTGAAATGGGAATGCTTGTCCCTGAAGAGGGTGTGAGAGTCCGTAAAGAACATTGTCTAGAAGATCAATTTCTTATTCTGTATGCTGGCAATATGGGTATTGCTCAGGGACTTCAAACGGTGTTAGAAGCAGCATATCGTTTAAAAGATGTTCCTTCGATTACTTTTGTGCTTATAGGTGAAGGTGCTGAAAAAGAAAGGCTTCTAAGGTATCAAAAAGAGAAGGATTTGCACAATGTTTTAATTCTGGATAGTCGAGCGAAGCAGGAGTTGAATGGCTTCTATGCTGCAGCTGACCTTTGTCTTGTTATTTTAAAAAATCATCCTCTTTTTGATATTACGATTCCATCAAAATTATTTGATTGCCTCGCAATGAACAAACCGATTCTTCTCGGAATCGGGGGAGAATCAAAAGAAATTGTTAAAAGCTTAAATGCAGGACTCTTTTTTGAACCAGAAAATGCGGATTCATTAGCGAATGTTGTATTAGAGGCTACTTCTAACCCTGAAATTATGGAGCAGTTAGAAAAAGATGTTCGAAGCAAAATGTTAATAAAATATAATCGACAGGAATTATCGAAGAACTTAGCGCGTTTACTGGAATCTACTCAGGATAATGTAAAAGGTTGGTCACAATGA
- a CDS encoding glycosyltransferase family 4 protein: protein MTKVCVITSIHSPYDGRIYHKQCKSLKKAGYDVVLIAPKPDVVESKEIPLITFNRPNGIKKRIQSIFHLYKLAKKENADLYHFHDPELMIVGVMIESLLKKPVIYDVHEHYPNTIMGREYIPSVVKVPMKLAYIAIEKLALIKISGVIYTTEEIGRRYRNYNGCKIENYPLKEMFPEPSNEKDENQIIYLGGITKIRGVLQLIKGFGLAVKSAPQAKLLFLGSFESHQFREEVYKLIDQLKLKENVTFISRVPYEQISTYVERSSVGILPYLPYPNHLVALPNKLFEYMAANNAIISSNFPHYTKVIEDSQGGLVVNPEDPEDIGTKISHLLCNPIQTKELGRNARKAFETKYNWTCEEKKLLEFYRNLLK from the coding sequence ATGACAAAAGTGTGTGTTATCACGTCCATTCATTCACCTTACGACGGGCGTATTTACCATAAGCAATGTAAAAGTTTAAAAAAAGCGGGATACGATGTTGTGCTAATTGCACCTAAGCCCGATGTGGTTGAGTCAAAGGAAATCCCGCTCATTACATTTAACCGGCCAAACGGAATAAAGAAGCGCATTCAATCTATTTTCCATTTATATAAGCTTGCTAAAAAAGAAAATGCTGATCTTTATCACTTTCATGATCCAGAGCTAATGATAGTAGGGGTTATGATTGAGTCGTTACTTAAAAAGCCCGTTATCTATGATGTGCATGAACATTATCCGAATACAATAATGGGAAGGGAATATATTCCTTCTGTAGTCAAAGTTCCAATGAAGCTTGCCTATATAGCTATTGAAAAACTAGCCCTTATCAAAATTAGTGGAGTTATCTATACAACCGAGGAAATTGGGAGACGTTATCGTAACTATAATGGTTGCAAAATTGAAAATTATCCTTTGAAGGAAATGTTCCCAGAACCATCGAATGAAAAAGATGAGAATCAAATTATTTATTTAGGCGGTATTACAAAGATAAGAGGCGTTTTACAGCTTATTAAAGGATTTGGTTTGGCAGTAAAAAGTGCACCTCAAGCAAAGTTGCTCTTCCTTGGCAGTTTTGAATCTCATCAATTTAGAGAAGAAGTCTACAAGCTTATTGATCAGCTTAAACTAAAAGAGAATGTAACTTTTATCAGTAGGGTACCCTACGAACAAATATCAACATATGTGGAGCGGTCATCTGTTGGGATTCTTCCATATTTACCATATCCAAACCATCTTGTTGCACTTCCTAACAAATTATTTGAGTATATGGCTGCTAACAATGCAATTATCTCTTCAAATTTTCCGCACTACACTAAAGTGATTGAGGATAGTCAAGGAGGTCTTGTTGTTAATCCAGAAGATCCTGAAGATATAGGAACGAAGATTAGCCACCTCTTATGCAATCCTATTCAAACAAAAGAACTTGGTCGTAATGCAAGAAAAGCATTTGAAACGAAATACAACTGGACTTGTGAAGAAAAAAAACTGCTTGAATTTTACCGCAACTTACTAAAATAA
- a CDS encoding nucleotide sugar dehydrogenase has protein sequence MKEALLTKFETGNARVGVIGLGYVGLPLAVEMAQKGFEVYGIDVSKEKMDILNNGKSYVMDISDEQVEAIIGKNFFPGDDFSVISKLDAVSICVPTPLAKTKEPDVSYINAVVEKLVDYMTEGTLVVLESTTYPGTTDELIKAVIEEKTSFRAGEDFFLCFSPERVDPGNQQFNTKNTPKVLGGATKPCLELGVSLYSSFLENIVPVSSTSVAEMVKLLENTFRSVNIGLVNELTMMCDRMGINAWEVIDAAATKPFGYMPFYPGPGIGGHCIPLDPAYLSWKAKMFNFYNRFIELASDVNGNMPRYALNQAADILNDNEKSIKGSKIFILGMAYKKNIDDLRESPALEIYRLLEDKGAHVYYHDPFVSSFKNGEEVVYSVELNDQNLDDADLVVIATDHTTVDYDYVIDRAKLIYDTRNVTKNYKDSKGKVTLLGGQQNFDLPTNVEENSSVNPK, from the coding sequence ATGAAGGAAGCATTGTTAACGAAGTTTGAAACAGGTAATGCACGTGTAGGAGTTATTGGACTTGGCTATGTAGGACTTCCCCTTGCGGTGGAAATGGCACAAAAGGGTTTTGAAGTATATGGAATCGATGTATCTAAAGAAAAAATGGACATTCTAAATAACGGGAAGAGTTATGTGATGGATATTTCCGATGAACAAGTAGAAGCCATTATCGGAAAGAACTTTTTCCCAGGAGATGACTTTTCAGTTATCTCTAAATTAGATGCTGTTAGTATTTGTGTTCCGACACCACTTGCCAAAACAAAAGAACCAGACGTTTCTTATATCAATGCTGTTGTTGAAAAGTTAGTTGATTATATGACAGAAGGTACGCTTGTTGTTCTTGAAAGTACAACTTATCCAGGTACAACAGATGAATTAATTAAAGCTGTCATTGAAGAAAAGACTTCTTTCCGTGCAGGAGAGGACTTCTTCCTTTGTTTCTCACCAGAGCGTGTTGACCCAGGTAACCAGCAATTTAATACAAAAAATACACCTAAAGTACTTGGCGGTGCAACGAAACCATGTCTTGAGCTAGGCGTATCTCTTTATAGTTCATTCCTAGAAAATATTGTTCCAGTTAGTTCAACAAGCGTTGCTGAAATGGTGAAGCTTCTTGAGAACACGTTCCGGAGCGTTAACATTGGCCTCGTAAACGAACTAACGATGATGTGCGATCGTATGGGAATCAATGCATGGGAAGTGATTGATGCTGCTGCTACAAAGCCATTTGGGTATATGCCTTTCTATCCGGGACCAGGAATTGGCGGTCACTGCATCCCACTTGATCCAGCATATCTCTCTTGGAAAGCAAAAATGTTTAACTTCTATAACCGATTTATTGAGCTTGCCAGTGACGTGAATGGAAACATGCCGCGCTATGCGCTGAATCAGGCTGCAGATATTTTAAATGATAATGAGAAATCCATTAAAGGATCAAAAATCTTTATTTTAGGTATGGCTTATAAGAAGAACATCGATGATCTTCGCGAATCTCCAGCACTTGAAATCTATCGCCTTCTTGAAGATAAGGGAGCACATGTGTATTACCATGATCCGTTTGTTTCAAGCTTTAAGAATGGTGAAGAAGTTGTTTATTCCGTTGAGTTAAATGACCAGAATCTTGATGACGCTGATCTTGTTGTGATTGCAACTGATCATACAACAGTGGATTATGATTATGTCATTGATCGCGCGAAGCTAATTTATGACACGCGGAATGTAACTAAGAACTACAAAGATTCGAAAGGTAAAGTGACGCTACTTGGTGGCCAGCAAAACTTTGATTTACCTACGAATGTTGAAGAAAATTCAAGTGTAAACCCTAAGTAA
- a CDS encoding nucleotide sugar dehydrogenase yields the protein MIMKLVVMGLGYIGLPTAVMFARHGVQVHGVDINEQVIETLKNKTLHIEEPGLGDMLVEAVDSGRLTFGTEPIAADGFIIAVPTPVNPDKTANLNYVRSAAEMIQPLLKEGNLVILESTSPPGTTLKVLSPILESSGLKMGKDLYVAYSPERVLPGKLLDELVNNNRIVGGVNPASSIRTEEIYKIFVKGMIHQTDATTAEMVKLMENTYRDVNIALANELARIAEQVGCDIWKAVELANCHPRVNVHSPGPGVGGHCIAVDPWFLVEASPGDAKLIQTARAINDGVPKKIANQIKERTEGLMNPKVSLLGLAYKGNIGDARESPSLTILQELEDMGIECAVHDPYVMDKRIANQLDTIEDTVRHSDCLVILTDHNEYKNLKLETLAALMRHTLLYDTKNIISKQQAEEAGFQYEKVGKSQINTNLLHL from the coding sequence GTGATTATGAAACTTGTCGTAATGGGCCTTGGATACATCGGGTTACCGACAGCTGTTATGTTTGCAAGGCACGGCGTTCAAGTGCATGGTGTGGACATTAATGAGCAAGTGATTGAGACGTTAAAGAATAAAACACTTCATATTGAAGAACCAGGTTTAGGGGATATGCTTGTTGAAGCAGTCGACTCTGGCCGTTTAACGTTCGGGACAGAGCCGATCGCGGCAGATGGATTCATTATTGCGGTGCCTACTCCTGTCAATCCAGATAAAACAGCAAACTTAAATTATGTACGCTCTGCTGCTGAAATGATTCAGCCTTTGTTAAAGGAAGGGAATCTCGTTATTCTTGAATCGACAAGTCCTCCCGGCACAACGCTGAAGGTGCTTTCACCAATTCTCGAATCCTCAGGACTTAAGATGGGGAAAGACCTGTATGTTGCCTATTCTCCTGAACGTGTTTTACCTGGTAAGCTGCTTGATGAACTTGTGAATAATAATCGTATTGTTGGTGGAGTGAATCCAGCCTCTAGTATCAGAACAGAGGAAATTTACAAAATCTTTGTAAAAGGAATGATTCACCAGACTGATGCCACGACTGCAGAAATGGTAAAATTAATGGAGAATACGTATCGTGATGTAAATATTGCGTTAGCTAACGAATTGGCACGTATTGCAGAACAGGTAGGGTGTGATATTTGGAAAGCTGTTGAATTAGCGAACTGCCATCCAAGGGTGAATGTACACTCCCCAGGACCTGGAGTTGGTGGGCATTGCATAGCTGTTGATCCATGGTTTCTAGTAGAAGCAAGTCCAGGGGATGCAAAGCTCATTCAAACAGCAAGAGCCATTAATGATGGAGTTCCCAAAAAGATTGCGAATCAAATTAAGGAACGAACAGAAGGGCTTATGAACCCGAAAGTTTCTCTGCTTGGACTTGCCTATAAAGGTAATATTGGTGATGCGCGTGAAAGTCCTTCACTTACCATATTGCAAGAACTTGAAGATATGGGGATTGAATGTGCGGTTCATGATCCTTATGTCATGGATAAGAGGATTGCGAATCAATTAGATACGATTGAAGATACGGTACGACATTCAGATTGTCTGGTGATTTTAACAGATCATAATGAATATAAGAATTTGAAACTTGAAACATTAGCAGCGTTAATGCGCCATACGTTGCTTTATGATACGAAGAATATAATAAGTAAACAACAGGCAGAAGAAGCTGGCTTTCAATATGAAAAAGTGGGAAAATCCCAAATCAACACGAATTTATTACATTTATAA
- a CDS encoding LCP family protein has translation MKKQSRIRRRRKKSIFRRLLTFVLLIVLVLIGYGAYLAYNAYDAASGSYQGLSRGEKSELRDAEVAVTKDPISILIMGIEDYSTGGENGRTDTLMVATVDPDTKKVNLLSIPRDSRVEIVGKGIEDKITHAHAYGGTEMTINTVENFLNIPIDYYVKVNFEGFKDVINEIGGITVDVPFDFVAHTDVPGGRATFTEGSMTLDGTEALAYARMRKDDPRGDFGRSERQKQVIKAAMNEVSTASGLMKLDDIAQHIGNNIETNLKPTELFALQKAYSDVSSSDIESLSIDGTDERINDVYYFKPDEESVAKLSQKLNSILNTAK, from the coding sequence ATGAAAAAACAATCAAGAATTAGAAGACGGCGAAAGAAAAGTATATTTCGCAGACTTTTAACTTTTGTCCTGTTAATTGTCCTTGTCCTGATTGGGTACGGTGCCTACCTTGCGTACAATGCCTATGATGCAGCCTCTGGGTCTTATCAAGGACTTTCCAGAGGAGAAAAATCTGAGCTCCGTGACGCTGAAGTAGCTGTTACAAAAGATCCTATTTCCATTTTAATAATGGGAATAGAAGATTACTCAACTGGTGGAGAAAATGGTCGAACAGATACGCTAATGGTAGCGACAGTTGACCCAGATACGAAGAAAGTTAATTTACTTAGCATTCCAAGAGACTCACGAGTTGAAATAGTCGGAAAAGGCATTGAGGATAAAATTACTCATGCGCATGCTTATGGTGGTACAGAAATGACCATTAATACAGTTGAGAACTTCTTAAACATACCAATTGATTATTATGTAAAAGTAAACTTTGAAGGATTTAAAGATGTCATCAATGAAATTGGTGGAATTACAGTGGATGTTCCATTCGATTTCGTTGCCCATACGGACGTACCTGGGGGGAGAGCAACCTTCACAGAAGGTTCAATGACCCTGGATGGAACAGAAGCCCTAGCTTATGCACGAATGCGTAAGGATGATCCTCGTGGTGATTTTGGTCGAAGTGAACGACAAAAGCAAGTTATTAAAGCAGCCATGAATGAAGTTTCGACTGCATCAGGACTGATGAAGTTAGATGATATTGCGCAACACATTGGTAATAACATTGAGACTAACCTAAAGCCAACTGAGTTGTTTGCTCTTCAAAAAGCATACTCCGATGTAAGTTCCTCTGATATAGAAAGTCTTTCAATTGATGGAACGGATGAACGGATTAATGACGTGTATTACTTTAAGCCCGATGAAGAAAGCGTAGCTAAGCTAAGCCAGAAATTAAATAGCATACTAAATACAGCGAAATAA
- a CDS encoding glycosyltransferase — protein sequence MKFDVSPFYTENIEVLINEGCLNNKLIANGRKANSLLILSGDGETQASLELARVDQRVTELVRFDEDLQKKRKMVSSLPQELQENINLQKVNYYRAVELEAYHSEMVLLEGNFTRRFYEEGFLLALHRILAEELNGSLAVKFPINEEITEDISEVVLSLNQFFIATSMGFEDGYLFFIGEPRTALPEDRIKQEVTSGLLAAILKLEKAHQKLTAVLVKNKPSSEEKDDAIATAVANQNMEQMIQQQFQIRDLNEQLKNLKRDSNKKEKQLSQVTRKYNRAQHIVNHMDSNASTRYLIGDAVMGSTKSFGRAIRLPKRLLRIYRDAKSGKIGRIKNGSGSFEIEPINDGNAILFVPTNGAGLGHLTRLLAIARRVKRIDPSKKIIFHTTSSAMHLILQEGFLGYHLPSKMLFPKEMSAKQWNAMLRDHLETVIGIHQPETIVFDGAFPYAGLVASMRKKEGLRKIWVKRGQHKEGKAELVETKEAEFDEVYVPGEAGGENSMRKEGIKTFCEPVLYLDREELKDRESVRRQWNIPEGMKMVYVQLGAGKINDIHSTISILLNELLKRDDVFVVIGESIIGNRMDLKMDRVLTLRDYPNSIYFNAFDLIVTATGYNTFHEVMYFGVPSILIPNENTKTDDQVARAMIAGNAGAAIVLRDPGAADFEKAIKEALDEENNQNMRRSALSLMKENGAQQMAEMIVQNATVNQ from the coding sequence ATGAAATTTGATGTTAGCCCATTTTATACAGAAAATATTGAGGTATTGATCAATGAGGGTTGCTTAAATAACAAACTGATCGCAAACGGAAGAAAAGCAAATTCCCTTCTTATTCTTTCTGGTGATGGGGAAACACAAGCTTCATTAGAACTAGCAAGGGTAGATCAACGTGTGACAGAACTTGTTCGTTTTGATGAGGATTTACAAAAGAAGAGAAAAATGGTTAGCTCCTTACCTCAGGAGCTTCAAGAGAATATAAACCTTCAAAAAGTGAATTACTATCGTGCAGTAGAACTGGAAGCGTACCATTCTGAAATGGTTCTTCTTGAAGGAAATTTCACACGAAGATTTTACGAGGAAGGCTTTCTTTTGGCACTTCATCGTATTTTGGCAGAAGAATTGAATGGCAGCCTGGCGGTAAAATTTCCGATTAATGAAGAAATTACAGAAGATATTTCGGAAGTTGTTCTAAGTTTAAATCAATTCTTTATTGCCACTTCAATGGGATTTGAAGACGGCTATCTATTCTTCATCGGTGAACCGCGGACCGCACTTCCTGAAGACCGAATTAAACAAGAAGTGACAAGTGGCCTGTTAGCAGCTATTTTAAAGCTTGAAAAAGCTCATCAGAAGTTGACCGCAGTTCTGGTGAAAAATAAGCCTAGTAGTGAAGAAAAAGATGACGCGATTGCCACAGCAGTAGCGAATCAAAACATGGAGCAAATGATCCAGCAACAGTTCCAAATTAGAGATTTGAACGAACAACTTAAGAATCTAAAACGTGATTCAAATAAGAAGGAAAAGCAACTGTCTCAAGTGACAAGAAAATATAATCGCGCTCAACACATCGTAAACCATATGGATTCAAATGCATCTACCCGGTATTTGATTGGTGATGCGGTAATGGGATCAACGAAGTCATTTGGGCGAGCAATTCGGTTACCAAAAAGGTTACTTCGCATTTATCGAGATGCTAAAAGTGGGAAAATTGGACGGATCAAAAATGGGTCTGGCTCGTTTGAAATTGAACCAATTAATGATGGGAATGCTATTCTTTTTGTGCCAACTAATGGTGCGGGTCTTGGCCATTTAACAAGACTTCTTGCGATTGCGAGACGAGTGAAGCGCATTGATCCATCGAAAAAAATTATTTTCCATACGACCAGTTCAGCGATGCATTTGATCTTGCAGGAAGGTTTTCTTGGCTATCACTTACCATCTAAGATGCTGTTTCCAAAAGAAATGAGTGCCAAGCAGTGGAACGCAATGTTACGTGATCATCTTGAAACGGTCATTGGCATTCACCAACCTGAAACAATTGTGTTTGATGGCGCCTTCCCATATGCAGGTCTGGTTGCTTCGATGCGAAAAAAAGAAGGATTAAGAAAGATTTGGGTAAAGCGTGGTCAGCATAAGGAAGGTAAGGCTGAGTTAGTGGAAACCAAAGAAGCAGAATTCGATGAAGTGTATGTTCCGGGTGAAGCTGGTGGGGAAAACAGTATGAGAAAAGAAGGAATAAAAACATTCTGTGAACCAGTTTTATATCTAGATCGAGAAGAACTGAAAGACCGTGAAAGTGTCCGTCGCCAGTGGAACATTCCAGAAGGTATGAAAATGGTATACGTTCAGCTTGGAGCTGGGAAAATCAATGATATTCACTCAACAATTTCCATCCTATTGAATGAGTTGTTAAAAAGAGACGATGTCTTCGTCGTTATTGGAGAATCCATTATTGGTAATCGAATGGATTTAAAAATGGATCGGGTTCTTACATTGAGAGACTATCCAAATTCCATTTATTTCAATGCATTTGATTTGATCGTAACAGCTACTGGTTACAACACTTTCCACGAAGTTATGTATTTCGGAGTGCCATCAATCTTAATTCCGAATGAAAATACAAAAACTGATGATCAAGTGGCAAGAGCTATGATTGCTGGAAACGCTGGAGCTGCGATCGTTTTAAGAGATCCTGGTGCAGCTGATTTTGAAAAAGCTATTAAAGAAGCGCTTGATGAAGAAAACAATCAAAACATGAGAAGAAGTGCTCTTTCATTAATGAAAGAAAATGGGGCACAACAAATGGCGGAAATGATTGTACAAAACGCAACAGTGAATCAGTAG
- a CDS encoding glycosyltransferase — translation MKRKILVPIAFNNWALTDVNDNRLTKEWIDHRMGIFMKYTCRSLKAQTNQDFTTILQYDQRSEEHVMNALKQHDPLPENIKFVPKNAYNKTLEREIQDYDEVYFARIDSDDMYHKGYFEFLKNHQPAEGTEALINQYGYFYDEYSDKVATAKIKSPPFYTLIYNVAEYLDGKRHPVKGHLSVHSLNHELLEPRNYVQVIHSNNMSTSFENRYIDGLIEDENEKNQILSNFWG, via the coding sequence ATGAAACGAAAAATCTTGGTACCAATCGCATTTAATAATTGGGCGTTAACTGATGTGAATGATAATCGTTTAACGAAGGAATGGATCGATCATCGTATGGGGATTTTCATGAAATACACATGTAGAAGCCTTAAAGCACAAACAAATCAAGATTTTACAACGATTCTTCAATATGATCAGCGTTCTGAAGAACACGTAATGAACGCGCTGAAACAGCATGATCCACTTCCAGAAAACATTAAATTTGTGCCTAAAAATGCTTATAACAAAACGTTAGAGCGTGAAATTCAGGATTACGATGAAGTATACTTTGCACGAATTGATTCTGACGATATGTACCATAAAGGCTACTTTGAATTTCTGAAAAACCATCAACCTGCAGAAGGTACTGAAGCGCTTATTAATCAGTACGGCTACTTTTATGATGAGTATTCAGATAAGGTGGCAACAGCTAAAATCAAATCACCACCTTTTTATACGCTCATTTATAATGTGGCAGAGTATCTCGATGGTAAGCGTCATCCGGTTAAAGGTCATCTATCCGTTCACAGCCTTAACCATGAATTATTAGAGCCAAGAAACTACGTTCAAGTCATTCACTCGAATAACATGTCTACATCTTTTGAAAACCGTTATATCGATGGATTAATTGAAGATGAAAATGAAAAGAACCAAATTCTTAGTAATTTCTGGGGTTAA